In the Brassica napus cultivar Da-Ae chromosome A7, Da-Ae, whole genome shotgun sequence genome, one interval contains:
- the LOC106353826 gene encoding 60S ribosomal protein L34-2, with product MVQRLVYRSRHSYATKSNQHRIVKTPGGKLTYQTTKKRASGPKCPVTGKRIQGIPHLRPAEYKRSRLSRNRRTVNRAYGGVLSALAVRERIVRAFLVEEQKIVKKVLKLQKAKEKVAPRS from the exons ATGGTTCAGCGTCTTGTATACCGCTCGCGTCACAGCTACGCCACCAAATCTAACCAGCACAGGATTGTCAAAACCCCAG GTGGTAAGTTGACTTATCAGACCACTAAGAAGCGTGCAAGTGGACCCAAATGCCCCGTTACCGGCAAGCGTATTCAGGGT aTCCCTCACTTGAGGCCTGCTGAGTACAAGAGATCTAGATTGTCTAGAAACAGGAGGACCGTGAACCGAGCTTATGGTGGTGTTTTGTCTGCTTTGGCTGTTAGAGAAAG AATCGTTCGTGCTTTCCTTGTGGAGGAGCAGAAGATTGTgaagaaggtgttgaagctCCAAAAGGCTAAGGAAAAGGTTGCTCCCAGGAGCTAG
- the LOC106357084 gene encoding CLAVATA3/ESR (CLE)-related protein 45-like, giving the protein MMGSSKRMMFCLLVCIGLLSDNKYKVSALSREFFLKETQGDKAGVHPGDIAKLKSMDIHFRYNREEHGILSGNRRILGEVNKDKVKAEKMQAQKNQTKDSLQSSKRHVRRGSDPIHNKSQPFS; this is encoded by the coding sequence ATGATGGGTTCCAGTAAAAGGATGATGTTTTGTCTTCTTGTCTGCATAGGATTACTATCAGACAACAAATATAAGGTCTCAGCGTTGAGTAGAGAGTTTTTCCTCAAAGAAACACAAGGAGACAAAGCTGGAGTTCATCCAGGTGATATTGCTAAGCTGAAGAGCATGGATATTCATTTTAGGTACAACCGTGAAGAACACGGAATCCTCAGCGGAAACCGACGCATTCTTGGGGAGGTTAACAAGGATAAAGTTAAAGCTGAGAAGATGCAAGCACAGAAGAATCAGACAAAGGACTCATTGCAATCAAGCAAGAGACATGTAAGACGGGGATCAGATCCTATCCACAACAAATCGCAGCCATTTTCTTAA
- the LOC106357085 gene encoding myb family transcription factor PHL8-like isoform X2, whose translation MCLLMASNTNNGNNQKTKMSLVLSTDANPRLKWTCELHHRFVEAVNQLGGPNKATPKSLMKAMEIPGLTLYHLKSHLQKYRLGKSLKFDDNRLEVSSALETQEAESGNYSRDFRGSVNEENNNPANEGLKITEALQLQTEVQKKLHEQIEVQRNLQVKIEAQGKYLQSVLMKAQQTLAGYTSSTLGMDFSRTKLSRFASLVNPSSSFSELTQVEEYEEEAEDARESFLYRKKTENRGIKLLRCSVESFLESSESSETKRNNGNDDRISVELPLMEIKSEVMTDKKKRNHNDVVCMECQLLKKIDFEVDDDEQELKLSLNSYKKNYGDVPEPKKRLGFN comes from the exons ATGTGTTTGTTAATGGCGAGCAACACTAATAATGGTAATAATCAGAAGACAAAGATGAGTCTTGTGTTGTCAACAGATGCTAACCCTAGATTAAAATGGACTTGTGAGCTTCATCACAGATTCGTCGAAGCCGTTAACCAGCTCGGTGGACCTAACA agGCAACACCTAAGAGTTTGATGAAGGCTATGGAGATTCCTGGGCTTACCTTGTATCATCTCAAGAGCCATTTACAG AAATATCGACTAGGAAAGAGCCTGAAGTTCGATGATAACAGGCTAGAAG TTTCATCAGCTTTAGAAACCCAAGAAGCTGAGAGTGGGAACTATTCTAGAGATTTCAGAGGCAGTGTCAACGAAGAAAACAACAATCCAGCTAACGA AGGCTTGAAGATCACCGAAGCTTTACAACTGCAGACGGAAGTTCAGAAGAAACTTCATGAACAAATCGAA GTTCAGAGGAATTTGCAAGTGAAGATTGAGGCACAAGGAAAGTATTTACAGTCAGTTTTGATGAAAGCTCAACAAACTCTCGCTGGCTACACATCTTCCACTCTTGGTATGGACTTTTCGAGAACCAAGCTCTCGAGATTTGCTTCACTGGTGAATCCGAGTTCTTCGTTCTCGGAGTTAACGCAGGTGGAAgaatacgaagaagaagcagaggacGCACGAGAAAGTTTCTTGTATCGCAAGAAAACAGAAAATAGAGGAATTAAACTGCTGAGATGTTCAGTTGAGAGCTTCTTGGAATCTTCAGAAAGCTCAGAGACAAAACGGAATAATGGTAATGATGACAGAATATCGGTGGAGCTTCCGTTGATGGAGATCAAATCAGAAGTGATGACggacaagaagaagagaaaccaTAACGACGTCGTTTGCATGGAATGTCAGCTGCTAAAGAAGATAGATTTTGAAGTTGATGATGATGAGCAGGAGTTGAAGCTGAGTTtgaatagttacaaaaaaaattatggggACGTGCCCGAACCGAAAAAAAGACTAGGGTTTAATTGA
- the LOC106357085 gene encoding myb family transcription factor PHL8-like isoform X1 has protein sequence MCLLMASNTNNGNNQKTKMSLVLSTDANPRLKWTCELHHRFVEAVNQLGGPNKATPKSLMKAMEIPGLTLYHLKSHLQKYRLGKSLKFDDNRLEVSSALETQEAESGNYSRDFRGSVNEENNNPANEGLKITEALQLQTEVQKKLHEQIEVVQRNLQVKIEAQGKYLQSVLMKAQQTLAGYTSSTLGMDFSRTKLSRFASLVNPSSSFSELTQVEEYEEEAEDARESFLYRKKTENRGIKLLRCSVESFLESSESSETKRNNGNDDRISVELPLMEIKSEVMTDKKKRNHNDVVCMECQLLKKIDFEVDDDEQELKLSLNSYKKNYGDVPEPKKRLGFN, from the exons ATGTGTTTGTTAATGGCGAGCAACACTAATAATGGTAATAATCAGAAGACAAAGATGAGTCTTGTGTTGTCAACAGATGCTAACCCTAGATTAAAATGGACTTGTGAGCTTCATCACAGATTCGTCGAAGCCGTTAACCAGCTCGGTGGACCTAACA agGCAACACCTAAGAGTTTGATGAAGGCTATGGAGATTCCTGGGCTTACCTTGTATCATCTCAAGAGCCATTTACAG AAATATCGACTAGGAAAGAGCCTGAAGTTCGATGATAACAGGCTAGAAG TTTCATCAGCTTTAGAAACCCAAGAAGCTGAGAGTGGGAACTATTCTAGAGATTTCAGAGGCAGTGTCAACGAAGAAAACAACAATCCAGCTAACGA AGGCTTGAAGATCACCGAAGCTTTACAACTGCAGACGGAAGTTCAGAAGAAACTTCATGAACAAATCGAAGTA GTTCAGAGGAATTTGCAAGTGAAGATTGAGGCACAAGGAAAGTATTTACAGTCAGTTTTGATGAAAGCTCAACAAACTCTCGCTGGCTACACATCTTCCACTCTTGGTATGGACTTTTCGAGAACCAAGCTCTCGAGATTTGCTTCACTGGTGAATCCGAGTTCTTCGTTCTCGGAGTTAACGCAGGTGGAAgaatacgaagaagaagcagaggacGCACGAGAAAGTTTCTTGTATCGCAAGAAAACAGAAAATAGAGGAATTAAACTGCTGAGATGTTCAGTTGAGAGCTTCTTGGAATCTTCAGAAAGCTCAGAGACAAAACGGAATAATGGTAATGATGACAGAATATCGGTGGAGCTTCCGTTGATGGAGATCAAATCAGAAGTGATGACggacaagaagaagagaaaccaTAACGACGTCGTTTGCATGGAATGTCAGCTGCTAAAGAAGATAGATTTTGAAGTTGATGATGATGAGCAGGAGTTGAAGCTGAGTTtgaatagttacaaaaaaaattatggggACGTGCCCGAACCGAAAAAAAGACTAGGGTTTAATTGA
- the LOC125576181 gene encoding uncharacterized protein LOC125576181, with amino-acid sequence MSTLCRGWNYFSNHSSDEDGRIIVVWKDPVKVTILNQSRQQVTCEVRFPYIAPFIYTSIYASNERVERTGLWVELLQLYQMLNLSNIPWILGGDFNEITHHSEHSLSVVHSTTPQMAEFRDTLHQMGMFDLRFQGPLFTWTNHQPESPIAKKLDRLLVNSQAISLFPNSIATFHPPEMSDHCPCLLDLAHPLPLAGTKPFSWFLRHGIRPEAWLLPLQISVGSKKVQALQHPSTHLFEEERQLNQKWLFLRQIEECYFRQKSRVNWLHEGDQNTAYFFRIFQTRTSYNTIRSFMLSSGVLLTDPYLMSLHAISHFQNLLGPDSLSSPSHQSPPQWFAQLIEFCPTELQVSAMITIPSAVEIQKILFKLNPNKSPGPDGFTSAFYKSSWSFLGVEVLTAITHFFQQSFLPASANSTILALVPKRPGASSVTDYRPISCLNTLYKVIAKLLVRKIKPILPALIVPNQTAFVKDRLIMENTVLAGELVNGYHKKKGPKRITIKVDIAKAFDTLSWDFLFNCLEGIQLPPILTEWLRACICTPNFTIGYNGRVHGYFKGKRGLRQGDPLSPYLFVIAMNVLSLMLNKAAADLKIKYHHKCSKSKLTHLAFADDLLIFMDGSLSSVQNVLQVLKEFELRSGLAVSVQKSSFYASGLSQEEVDAIQVSTGMPNGTLPVRYLGVPLCTKKLTAENCEVLIQQIKAKFTSWSVKTLSFAGRLLLIKTVVAGVNNFWCSTFLLPKACVTRINSLCGLFLWKGRLDVHHSAKVSWEVVTKEKASGGLGVKDLVTWNKACCLKLIWLLFFQAGSIWVGWFKTEVLKGSLSNFWTMKATTTNSWLANKLFKLRDEVFTWIKMKVGNGESCRFWSDNWSPFGKLSQFILTDQTSRMGIDANSTVSDLFIDGRWMIPPARSEKMVQLHIFFTTFALTDTEDCYEWVIDDKPKSRFNTSQVYKKLRGQEATVPWAQSVWITGGIPRHSFLTWLFVLNRCPTRDRLRSWGLQTDVVCLLCNQEPETRDHLYFHCPFSFAIWEEIGRRCDLQPLQNWDQTMIQMQSLQGNKYKKRLTLLCWQSSIYWIWQERNKRLHNQQFRSPEAIISLITRQITDRISAYRLDSPAISSIIMQLWFSTQT; translated from the exons ATGTCTACCCTTTGTCGTGGTTGGAATTACTTTTCAAACCACTCCTCTGATGAAGATGGAAGAATCATTGTTGTCTGGAAGGACCCTGTAAAAGTCACCATTTTGAACCAATCGAGGCAGCAGGTTACATGTGAAGTCCGTTTCCCTTATATCGCTCCTTTCATTTACACATCGATCTATGCTTCAAATGAAAGAGTTGAAAGGACTGGCTTATGGGTGGAGCTTCTCCAACTATACCAAATGCTAAACCTCTCAAACATTCCCTGGATACTCGGTGGTGATTTTAACGAGATCACCCACCACTCTGAACACTCCCTCTCTGTAGTTCACTCCACTACCCCTCAGATGGCAGAGTTCAGAGACACACTTCACCAAATGGGGATGTTTGATCTTCGTTTTCAAGGCCCCCTTTTTACTTGGACCAACCATCAACCTGAAAGCCCAATAGCAAAGAAACTTGATCGCCTACTCGTTAACTCACAAGCTATCTCTCTCTTTCCCAACAGCATAGCAACCTTTCACCCACCTGAAATGTCTGATCACTGCCCCTGTCTCCTAGACCTAGCTCACCCCCTACCACTAGCCGGAACCAAACCTTTCAG TTGGTTTTTGAGGCATGGAATCAGGCCGGAAGCATGGCTTTTACCCTTACAAATCTCTGTTGGAAGCAAAAAA GTACAGGCACTGCAACATCCTTCCACTCACCTGTTTGAAGAAGAACGACAGCTCAATCAAAAATGGCTCTTCCTAAGGCAAATTGAGGAATGTTACTTCAGACAAAAATCAAGAGTAAATTGGTTACATGAAGGAGATCAGAACACAGCTTACTTCTTTCGGATTTTCCAGACGAGAACGAGCTACAACACCATCAGATCATTCATGCTCTCCTCTGGCGTCCTGCTGACTGACCCCTACTTGATGAGTTTACACGCCATCTCTCACTTCCAAAACCTCCTTGGACCAGACTCCTTATCATCGCCAAGCCATCAATCTCCTCCTCAATGGTTTGCTCAACTAATAGAGTTCTGCCCAACTGAGTTGCAAGTATCTGCAATGATCACCATACCCTCGGCTGTGGAGATCCAGAAGATATTGTTTAAGCTAAACCCGAACAAGTCTCCAGGTCCTGATGGATTTACATCGGCTTTTTACAAATCTTCCTGGAGTTTCCTTGGAGTGGAAGTGCTTACTGCGATCACTCATTTCTTCCAGCAATCTTTTCTTCCTGCCTCTGCCAACTCAACCATCCTTGCGCTTGTCCCAAAACGCCCGGGAGCCTCCTCTGTCACAGATTACCGTCCAATAAGTTGTCTAAACACTCTCTATAAAGTCATTGCAAAATTGCTAGTGAGAAAAATCAAACCTATTTTGCCTGCGCTGATTGTTCCTAATCAAACGGCTTTTGTGAAAGACAGATTGATTATGGAGAACACGGTGTTGGCTGGAGAGCTTGTCAATGGGTATCACAAGAAAAAAGGGCCGAAAAGAATTACTATAAAGGTTGATATCGCCAAGGCCTTTGACACGCTCTCTTGGGACTTCCTTTTCAACTGCCTTGAAGGAATTCAGCTACCACCTATCCTCACTGAATGGCTTCGTGCGTGCATATGTACTCCAAATTTCACTATCGGTTACAATGGACGAGTGCATGGTTATTTCAAAGGGAAGAGGGGCTTAAGGCAGGGGGACCCTTTGTCCCCGTATCTGTTTGTCATTGCAATGAACGTCCTCTCGCTGATGCTAAATAAGGCGGCAGCAGACCTGAAGATAAAATATCACCACAAATGCAGCAAATCAAAACTCACTCATCTAGCTTTTGCAGACGATCTGCTGATATTTATGGATGGCTCGCTAAGCTCAGTGCAGAATGTCTTACAGGTTCTCAAGGAATTCGAGTTGAGATCAGGACTGGCAGTCAGTGTTCAAAAATCTTCTTTCTATGCTTCGGGACTATCACAAGAGGAGGTTGATGCTATCCAAGTCTCTACGGGAATGCCCAATGGGACCCTTCCTGTTCGTTACCTTGGAGTACCTCTCTGCACAAAAAAGCTGACGGCGGAAAACTGTGAGGTCTTAATCCAACAAATTAAAGCAAAGTTTACTTCATGGAGTGTCAAGACTCTCTCTTTTGCTGGTAGGCTACTCTTAATAAAAACGGTGGTGGCGGGTGTAAACAACTTTTGGTGCTCTACTTTCCTACTCCCTAAAGCCTGTGTGACAAGAATAAATTCTCTCTGCGGCTTATTCTTATGGAAAGGACGACTAGATGTGCATCACTCAGCAAAGGTCTCGTGGGAGGTGGTGACTAAGGAAAAAGCTAGTGGAGGATTGGGAGTGAAGGATCTAGTTACTTGGAACAAGGCTTGCTGTTTAAAACTAATTTGGTTGTTGTTCTTTCAAGCAGGATCGATATGGGTTGGATGGTTCAAGACTGAGGTTTTAAAAGGTTCCCTATCTAACTTCTGGACTATGAAAGCGACAACAACAAACTCTTGGTTGGCTAACAAGCTATTCAAGTTGAGAGATGAAGTCTTTACCTGGATAAAGATGAAAGTGGGAAATGGTGAATCCTGTAGATTCTGGTCGGACAACTGGTCCCCCTTTGGGAAGCTCTCGCAATTTATACTGACCGATCAAACTTCTCGTATGGGCATTGATGCAAACTCCACTGTTTCAGACCTCTTTATTGATGGGAGATGGATGATTCCCCCGGCGCGGTCAGAGAAAATGGTACAACTCCACATCTTTTTCACTACATTTGCTCTTACTGATACAGAAGATTGCTATGAATGGGTGATTGATGACAAGCCGAAATCAAGATTTAACACTAGTCAGGTTTATAAGAAACTAAGGGGTCAGGAAGCAACAGTACCATGGGCTCAAAGCGTTTGGATTACAGGAGGCATCCCTCGACATAGTTTTCTCACTTGGCTGTTCGTCTTGAATCGATGCCCTACCAGAGACCGCCTCCGGAGCTGGGGTCTCCAGACGGATGTTGTTTGCCTGCTCTGCAACCAGGAGCCTGAAACTAGAGATCACTTATACTTTCACTGCCCCTTCAGCTTTGCAATATGGGAGGAAATTGGGAGGAGATGTGACCTGCAACCGCTCCAGAACTGGGATCAGACCATGATTCAAATGCAATCTCTTCAAGGAAACAAATACAAGAAACGACTTACCCTTCTCTGTTGGCAATCATCGATTTATTGGATTTGGCAGGAGAGGAATAAGAGGCTTCACAACCAACAATTTCGATCACCAGAAGCTATTATTTCTCTCATCACTCGTCAAATTACGGATCGGATCTCTGCTTATCGATTGGACTCTCCTGCGATCTCTTCGATCATCATGCAACTTTGGTTCTCAACGCAAACTTGA
- the LOC106355873 gene encoding cyclic dof factor 5 translates to MSKSRDIKLFGTTITSLSAVNHYDPSPLSAAHGGSDQSKEASSSSSSSCSPSIRPDRVLADKNEQESSRFKDPYTLSHLNEPPKAASEILSPLSSKTNTDQQSELTTTSTSAADKPTTLKKPDKILPCPRCESANTKFCYYNNYNVSQPRYFCRNCQRYWTAGGSMRNVPVGSGRRKNKGWPSSNHYLHVTSEDYENNNNLGTILSFGSSESSVTETGKHQPGDTKITADSASQQHQTGQGFLPPQVMFPNNSSPWPYQWSPAGPNANFYPIPFYWGCTVPVWPTSETPTCLGKRSRDQTQGGGMKDATITTRERFVSETLSISEATKTAVWSPKPERKTEGFSLFNGFETKGSNRRSFVPETSINLQANPAAMSRAMHFRENMQQ, encoded by the exons ATGTCTAAATCTAGAGATATAAAGTTGTTTGGTACGACAATTACATCTCTTTCAGCTGTGAATCATTATGATCCGTCGCCGTTGTCCGCAGCTCATGGTGGTTCCGACCAGAGCAAGgaagcttcttcgtcttcctcgtCTTCTTGTTCTCCCTCTATCAGACCAGACAGG GTTCTCGCTGATAAAAACGAGCAAGAAAGTAGCAGATTCAAGGATCCTTACACATTATCCCATCTTAACGAACCGCCAAAAGCAGCATCTGAGATTTTATCACCATTAAGCTCCAAGACTAACACCGATCAACAGAGCGAGCTCACAACAACAAGTACATCAGCAGCTGATAAACCAACAACTCTCAAGAAACCGGACAAGATACTTCCATGTCCGAGGTGCGAAAGCGCAAACACCAAATTCTGTTACTACAACAACTACAACGTGAGCCAGCCACGTTACTTCTGCCGGAACTGTCAGAGGTACTGGACTGCTGGTGGATCCATGAGAAACGTCCCCGTTGGTTCTGGCCGCCGCAAGAACAAAGGATGGCCTTCTTCGAACCATTACTTGCATGTCACCTCTGAGGACTATGAGAATAACAACAACTTGGGAACGATCCTCAGTTTCGGTTCTTCAGAATCCTCGGTTACAGAGACTGGTAAGCATCAGCCAGGAGATACAAAGATAACCGCTGATTCAGCTTCTCAACAACACCAAACAGGTCAAGGCTTTCTTCCTCCGCAAGTAATGTTTCCGAATAATTCTTCCCCTTGGCCTTACCAATGGAGTCCAGCGGGTCCTAATGCTAATTTCTACCCTATACCTTTCTACTGGGGCTGCACGGTTCCTGTATGGCCTACCTCAGAGACTCCAACATGCTTAGGGAAACGGTCAAGGGATCAAACACAAGGAGGAGGAATGAAAGATGCTACTATTACAACACGAGAAAGATTTGTTTCAGAAACTCTTAGCATTAGCGAAGCTACTAAGACCGCCGTGTGGTCGCCAAAGCCCGAGAGAAAAACAGAAGGATTCAGTCTGTTCAATGGATTTGAAACAAAGGGTAGTAACAGAAGAAGCTTCGTTCCCGAAACGTCTATCAATCTACAAGCAAACCCTGCAGCGATGTCTAGAGCAATGCACTTCAGGGAGAACATGCAACAATAA
- the LOC106355874 gene encoding transcription factor MYB105, with translation MSEDHRRWMDQTASCGYFSLDISNYQHSGHSYASNREEEIKNPNQSNYGKRSKKDTRVCGSFRHSSKASVVRGHWRPDEDAKLKKLVALDGPQNWNLIAEKLQGRSGKSCRLRWFNQLDPRINRRAFSEEEEERLMQAHNLYGNKWAMIARFFPGRTDNSVKNHWHVIMARKFREQSSVYRRRKTVIPLKPLVNPNPQYSCNDFDPSRSDTIHLVSNDKKNHLTLPIPCFPGYAHGNESPLMLGMLENQMMVDDHSARTREATTFDLLNQTEKCEMLGEGMMNEEKKPHFFDFLGLGTV, from the exons ATGTCGGAAGACCATCGCCGTTGGATGGATCAGACTGCCTCATGTGGCTATTTCTCTTTAGACATTAGCAACTATCAGCATAGTGGTCACTCCTATGCAAGtaatagagaagaagagattaaAAACCCTAATCAAAGTAATTACGGTAAGCGCAGCAAGAAAGATACAAGAGTCTGTGGAAGCTTTAGACACTCGTCAAAAGCTTCGGTGGTGAGAGGACATTGGAGACCGGACGAAGATGCTAAGCTGAAGAAACTAGTCGCCCTCGACGGACCCCAAAACTGGAACCTCATCGCCGAAAAGCTCCAAGGAAGATCCG GGAAAAGTTGTAGGCTTAGATGGTTTAACCAACTAGACCCCAGGATAAACAGGAGAGCCTTTagtgaggaagaagaggagaggCTAATGCAAGCTCATAATCTTTATGGTAACAAATGGGCGATGATAGCAAGGTTTTTCCCGGGAAGGACTGATAATTCTGTGAAGAACCATTGGCATGTTATAATGGCTCGCAAGTTTAGAGAACAATCTTCTGTTTACCGCAGGAGGAAGACGGTGATTCCTCTTAAGCCACTCGTTAACCCTAATCCTCAGTACTCTTGCAATGATTTTGATCCTTCTAGGTCAGATACGATCCACCTTGTTAGTAATGACAAGAAGAACCACCTTACGTTACCAATTCCTTGCTTCCCAG GTTATGCTCATGGAAATGAGAGCCCGTTGATGTTGGGAATGCTTGAAAACCAAATGATGGTGGACGACCACTCTGCACGGACACGAGAGGCTACTACATTCGATCTTTTAAACCAAACCGAGAAGTGTGAGATGCTTGGTGAGGGCATGATGAATGAGGAGAAGAAACCACACTTTTTCGATTTTCTTGGTTTGGGGACAGTGTGA
- the LOC106353829 gene encoding putative methyltransferase-like protein 7A yields the protein MCILLAHHDLSPSRIHINTWSEVCMIVVANMMMMMKTRVFSRPFSLVPSLKYPPRGVVRASRDHVRADNLKSHSPSGCSCGRKHFLEAASPTKPLLPLYSPNASRSKDVLGTFQHQRPDWYKELFAWFLSTGMRSYEAEIAGYKRKLFDNLTAKAERVLEIGVGTGPNLKYYASNENVCVFGMDPNQKMEKYACEAAREAGLKPENFRFMQGVGEAIPLDDNSVDAVISTLVLCSVPDVKQTLQEIKRVLKPGGIFLFIEHVAAEDGTFFRHVQNVLDPLQQVVADGCHLTRNTGLYIAGAGFSGGAEINTAAMYSFPWIIRPHVYGVAYK from the exons ATGTGTATTTTATTGGCGCACCATGATTTAAGTCCATCCCGAATTCACATAAATACTTGGTCTgaggtttgtatgattgttgtggccaatatgatgatgatgatgaagactcGAGTGTTTTCAAGGCCTTTCTCACTGGTGCCGTCGCTCAAATACCCGCCTCGCGGAGTAGTTAGAGCTTCACGAGATCATGTTCGTGCGGACAATCTAAAAAGTCACAGTCCTTCAGGCTGTTCATGTGGAAGAAAACATTTTCTTGAAGCAGCTAGCCCGACGAAGCCCTTGCTTCCCCTCTATTCTCCTAATGCTTCGCGATCCAAG GATGTTTTGGGAACATTTCAGCATCAGAGGCCAGATTGGTACAAGGAGCTTTTTGCTTGGTTCTTGAGCACAGGAATGCGATCTTATGAAGCAGAG ATCGCCGGTTACAAGAGGAAACTGTTCGATAATCTGACTGCTAAAGCAGAAAGAGTGCTGGAGATTGGTGTTGGTACAGGTCCTAATCTGAAGTACTATGCAAGTAATGAAAACGTCTGCGTTTTCGGTATGGATCCAAATCAAAAAATGGAAAAGTACGCTTGCGAAGCTGCTAGAGAAGCCGGACTGAAACCTGAAAACTTTAGATTCATGCAAGGA GTAGGAGAAGCTATACCATTAGATGATAACTCTGTGGATGCAGTCATTTCAACACTTGTCCTGTGTTCTGTCCCAGATGTTAAGCAAACACTTCAAG AGATCAAGCGGGTTCTGAAACCGGGTGGGATATTTCTGTTCATCGAGCATGTAGCGGCTGAAG ATGGAACTTTTTTCAGGCATGTCCAAAATGTATTGGATCCACTACAGCAAGTGGTTGCAGACGGATGTCATCTGACAAGAAACACCGGCTTATACATTGCCGGTGCTGGTTTTAGTGGTGGCGCTGAGATCAACACTGCGGCAATGTATAGCTTCCCTTGGATAATTAGACCTCATGTTTATGGAGTTGCGTATAAGTAA